TGTCCGCCTTGTACGTGTCGATCTCCTCGTACGCCGCGTCCCAGGGCCGCAGGATGTTGCCGTAGGTGAGTCCGCCGGTGCCGAACCAGCAGGCCTCCTGCTTGCCCTCGCGGTCGACGGCCCAGGCCACGGCCTGGCGCACCTGCTTGTCGTCGAACGGGGCCTTGGTGCGGTCCCAGCCCCAGAACAGCGGGGACAGCTGGTCGGACTGGATGACCTGGATGGTGCCCTCGGACTTCAGCCGCTCGGCGTCGGAGTAGGCGACGCTGGCGACGTCGGCCGAGCCGGACTCCAGCGCGGCGGCGTTGGCCGTCGGGTCGTTGTTGAACGAGACCTGGATGGTCGCGATGCCCGGCGGGCGGAAGTAGTGCTCGTTGGCCGTGAACGTCATCTGGCTCTTGGGCGTGTACTCCGACAGCGTCCAGGGACCGGAGGTGACGGTCGGCATGGTGAAGTAGTCCGGGTCGGCGCTGACCGCCGCCTCGGACAGGATCGCCGCGTTGGCCGGCCGTCCGACCAGCGCGGGGAACGTGCTCATGGGTCCCGCGAGGGTGAACCGCACGGTCGTGTCGTCGACGGCCTCGACGGAGGTCAGCGTGCCCAGCTGGCCGGACAGCGCCTCGCCCTCCTTCGCCCGCTCGAACGAGAACACCACGTCGGACGCCGTGATCGGCGAGCCGTCGCTGAACGCGATCCCGTCGCGCAGGGTGAACGTGTACACGGTGCCGTCGTCGGAGATCTCCCACGACTCGGCGAGGGCGCCGACGATCTCGCCGTCGCCGTCTCGTTCGGTGAGGGTCTCGTAGATCATCGCCATGGGGACGCGGGAGGCGTCGGCGAACGCGGTGGCCGGGTCGAAGCCCTGAGTGGGCTCCACCCCGAGCATCCGCAGCGGGCCGGCCGACTGGCCGTTGCCGCTGCTGCCGCCGCCCGCCGCCGGCTCGCTGCTCGAGCCGCCTCCGCAGCCGGCCAGCACGACCGCGGTGACGAGCCCCGCAGCCAGGATTCGGAACTGACGCTTCGACATCACGCACTCCTTCAGGTGGTCGATCCGCCGGAGGGGATGGACGGGACCCTAGGTTCCCCGTCAAAGTGTAGTCAAGTCTCTTGACATAGGTCCTATGTAAGGATTGGGTTACGACATGAGCGACGGCTTCTCCCTGTCCGGGGTGTTCCCCGCGAGCCTGACGATGTTCGACGAGGCCGGCCGGCTGGACCAGCCGGCCACGCACCGCCACCTGGCGTCGCTGGTCGACGCGGGTGCGCACGGTCTGGTGGTGGCCGGGACCAGCGGCGAATTCGTCGCCATGGCCCCCGACGAGAAGGTGCGGCTGGTGGCGACGGCGGTCGCCGCGGCGGACGGCCGGGTACCGGTCGTCGCCGGCACCGGGACCGCGTCGACCGCCGAGTCCGTCGAGCTGACCCGGGCGGCGGCCGCCGAGGGCGCCGCCGCGGTGTTGGTGATCCTCCCCTACTACATGCGCCCGCACCGCGAGGAGGTGCTGGCGCACATCCGTGCCGTCGGCGCGGCCAGCCCGGTGCCGGTGCTGCTCTACAACAACCCGGCCAACAGCGGCACCACCGAACTGGACGCCGTCGACGTCGGCATGCTCTACCGCGAGGGCGTCATCCACGGCGTGAAGAGCACCTTCCCCACCGTCCACCAGGTGCCCGAGGTGATCGACGAGACCGGGCCCGACTTCGCCGTGTTCTACGGCGGGTTCATGGCGCCGCTGTCCGGGCTGGCCGAGGGCGCGCACGGGTGGATCAGCGGCGTCTTGAACGTCGCGCTGGCCGAGGCGCTGGCGCTGTACGACGCGGTGCGGGCCGGCGACCTGGCGGCGGCGCGGCGGTGGGCCGCGGCGATCCGCCAGTACCGCTACCTCTACACCCGGCGCCCGCTCGGCCAGGTCGGCGACCTCGCGCTGTACCGGACGATGCTGGAGCTGCGCGGCGAGCACGGCGGGCACTGCCGGCTGCCGCTGCTGCCGCTGACGCCGGAGCAGCGGGCCAGGCTCGAGCGGATCATGACGGAGAACCCTGCGCTGCGCGGTATCGCGGTCAGCGGGGCTCCGCCTCGATGACGAGATCAGGACTCTGGCGGCCTCGCCGCCTCCCGCCGGCGCCCGAGCGCAGACGCGTCCAGCCGGCGCCGTCCGCCCGGAGACTGGTCGGCACCGCGATCGTCGGCGCCGTCATGCTCAACCTCGACATCGCCTCCGTCAGCATCGTGCTGCCGACGTTCCAGGCCGAGTTCGGCACGACCGTCGCCACCGCCGCCTGGACGATGACCGCCTACACGCTCGCGCTCGCCGCCGTCATCCCGTTCACCGGCTGGGCGACGGACCGGTTCGGCGCCCGGCGGCTGTACCTGGTCGCGCTGGCGCTGTTCGGGTCCGGCGCGCTGCTGTGCGGCCTGGCCTGGGACATCGGGGCGCTGATCGGCGCGCGGACGTTGCAGGGGCTCGGCGGCGGGCTGTTGGTGCCGCTCGCCATGACGATCACCACCCATGCCGCCGGGCCGGGCCGGGTCGGCCGCGTCACGGCGGTCCTGTTCGCGACGGCGGCCACCGGGGCGATCGCCGGGCCGATCCTGGCCGGCTGGCTGCTCGGGGTCGCGTCCTGGCACTGGGTCTTCCTCGCCGAGCTGCCGCTCGTCGCCGTCGCGTTCGCGGCGGCGTACCGGGTGCTGCCGCGTGACCGCCCCCAGCGCCCGGCCGGCTTCGACTTCACCGGGATGGCACTGCTCTCCCCCGGCCTGGCGGCGCTGCTGTTCGCGGTGTCGTCCGCGCCGGGGCAGCGCTCGCTCGCCACGGCCGCGGTGCTGGCCCCGGCCGTGGCCGGCGTGCTGCTGGTGGTGGCGTTCGTCCGGCACGCGCTGCGTACCGACCATCCGCTGATCGACCTGCGGATGTTCCGCAACCGGGAGCTGACCGTCGCAGCCGTGACCCTGGCGATGTTCTTCGTGGCGTTCACCGGCACCGGGCTGCTGCTGCCCGGCTACTTCGTCATGGTCCGCGGCGAGAGCGCGCTGGCCGCGGGGCTGCTGATGGCGCCGCAGAGCGTCGCCGGCATCGTCACCATGATCGTGTGCGGCCGCTACGCCGACCGCGTGGGCCCGCGGCGGCTGGTGATCGGCGGCATGACGCTGGTCGTGCTGGGCATGACCACGCTCGCCCAGGTGCGGGCCGACACCTCGTACGCGCTGCTGGCGGGGTCGCTGGCCGTCGTCGGGCTGGGCCTGGGGATGACGACGCTGCCGCTGACGGCCGCGGCGCTGGCCAGCCTGCGCCACGCCGAGGTGGCCCGCGGTTCCACCCTCATCACCATCGTCCAGCAGACCGGCGCGGCCGTCGCGACCGCCGTCATGTCGGTGCTGCTGACCAGCCGGCTGCTGGACGTGTCCGCCGCCGACCGGCCGGCGATGGCGCGGGCGTTCGCCTCGACCTACGCGGTGGCCGTCGCCCTGGTGGTGCTGTCGATCGTCCCGGCCCTGTTCCTGCCCCGCACCCGCAGGTCAGTGCTGAGCCCGCCGGGCGGCGCAGCGCGCGCAGCCGGGACCGTCGCAGACGCCGGCCAGGGGGTCACGCCGGAACACGTCCGCCGCGGCCGCAAGTGCCTGGGCCGCCGGGTACGCCCGCCACCGGCTCGCGCCGACGGCGCCGGTGCGCTCCAGCTGGGCGAGCGCCGGCGCCAGCCGCTCGAACCCGCGCGAGCAGCCGCCGTGCCGCGTCGTCACGACACCGTCCACGCCGGCCACCCTGGCCCAGCGGACCACCGGTGTCAGGCCGACGGCCTCCTCGGCGGCGTGCAGCAGCGTCATCGCGTCCAGGCCGACCCCGGCCAGCAGCACGACGCCGTCGCGCGCGGCCAGCTCGCGCAGCGGCGCGAACACGTCCTCACCGCTCTGCCCGCCCACCAGCGCGCCGGCCAGCGGCCCGACGGCGGCGAACGACGACAGCGCGTTCGCGCCGCGGGCCCGGCCCGGCCGCGCGAGCACGGCCCGCGAGATGGCGCCCATGCTCCGGTCGACGGCGTTCCCCGCCGGGTCGTACCCGCTGGCGGGCGACGTGGCCGGGATCATGCCGTCGTCCTCGCCGTTGTACGGGATCGGGACGTGCCCGGCCGGCGGCGGCGCGGCGAACTGCGGACTCTGGGCGGGCACGAGCACCGTGCCGCCGTCCGCCAGCAGGCCGTCGACGACGGCGTCCGCTCCCCCGCTCACCCGGCCGAACGACGACAGCGACGAGTGCAGGCCGACCGGCCGCCCCGCCAGCCCCAGCCGCCCCGCCGCGGCCTGCACGTCGGCCGCCGTCACCGCTGCGATCATCACGTCACCTCGAACCCAGGTTCTATGTCGGAGGGCACATGTTAGTGGGGTACGTCAGCGACGAGAACGACGTCGCCATCGCCGACGTCGCCGTCGAGCTGACCGGGACCGACGGCGTGCCGGTGAGCTGCCGGTCCAGCGCGAGCGGCCGCATCGACGCCGACGTGGCGCCCGGCCGGTACGACGTCGTGCTGGCCCGCGACGGCTACGGCCCGAAGCGCACGACGGCCGTCGCCGGGGCCGAGCCGGTGCGGTTCCGGCTGCTCGGCGAGCGCACCTACGGGTTCGTCTGGCCGAAGGAGGCGACGTCCGGGAGCACGGCCGAGCTCCGGGTGTCCTGCCCGCGGCCGTACCGGCTGTCGCTCTGGCGCTACGGTTCCGCGCGCGAGCAGGTCGCGCCGCTGGGCATGGGCGAGCACGAGCCGGGCGCCACGGCGATCCCGCTGCCCGACGGCGACGTCGCCGGGTCCGGCGTGGACTGGTCGCCGGGCGAGTTCCCCGGCCAGCGGGTGGTCGCGCCGGAGCGCGGCGGCCTGTACTTCGTGCACGTCGACGACGACCGCGGCGGGTTCCACGGACTGCCGTGGATCGTCTCGCCGTCCGCACCGGCGGCGCCGGTAGCGGTGCTGGCGAGCGACCTGACCTGGACGGCGTACAACTCGTTCGGCGGGCGCAGCAACTACCTCAACCCGGCCGGGCTGCCGCCCGCGCCGGCGGTGTCGCGGCGCCAGGACCTCGCGTTCTACGCCCATCCGGAGCGCGGCGAATGGGAGGACGAGCACTACCCGCCGCTGTCGCTGCGCCGCCCCGACCCGGACCAGTCCATCCCGTTCGCCGAGGACGTGGACGGCCCGACGACCACCCGGCCCGGCGCCCACCTGGCCGCGGCCGACTGGCGGCTGCTGGCCTGGCTGGAGCGGCAGGGCTACGGCTACGACCTGTACGCGGAGTCGCGGCTGGACCGCGGCGAGCTGCCACTGGACGCCTACCGGGTGCTGGTGCTCGGCTGCCACCCCGAGTACTGGACGTACGGCATGTTCCGGCAGGTCCGCGACTGGGTGCACGCGGGCGGCCGGCTGCTGCACCTCGGCGGCAACGGGCTCAACTGCGAGGTCGAGCTGCTCGACGACGACCGGATGGTCGTGCACAACGGCGACACCCGGCGACTCGGCCCCGGCGACGGCCCGGACTGGAGCCGGTTCACGCACCGGCGCGAGCCCGAGGCCGCGCTGCTCGGCGTCGGCTACGACCAGCGCGGCCTGCTGACGGCGGCGCCGTACGAGGTGGTCGAGCCGTCGCACTGGGCGTTCGCCGGGACCGGCGTCACGGCCGGGTCCCGGTTCGGCGAACGGTCGCTGAACGGGCGGATCCTCGGCGGCGCGTCCGGCCACGAGACCGACAAGCTCTCGCCGCACTCGCCGTCCGGCACGACGCTGCTGGCCCGCGGCCTGAACGCCGACGGCGGCGGCGCGCACCTGGTGCACGTGCCGGCGCTCGGCCGCGGCGAGGTGGTGTCCACCGGCTCGATCGCGTACGTCATGGCGCTGCTGGCCGACGACGTCGTCTCGACGCTGACGCGCAACGTGCTGGACCGCTTCCTGGCGGACCGATGAGCCTGCGCGACCGGGCGATCGACGGCCTGCGGGCCGACGCGCGGGTGTGGGCGGGGCGGCCGGTCGACGCCGACTGGATCGCGCCGGTGACCGACGACCCGATGTACGAGAACCTGTACGACCGGTTCTGGGCGGTCATGTCCGACGCCGCCGTCCTCGAGCACCTCGCGCTGACGGCGCGTCTGGACGGCTCGGTGTGGGCGACGGACGCGGCCGCGACCCGGCTGGTCGGCACGGCCCGGCGGTGGCGGCGGGAGGCCGAGCTCACCCCGGACTACGGGACCGCCTACGCGACGACGCGCGTCGTCAAGGCGCTGGCCACCGGGTACGACCTGCTGCGCGACACGCTGCCGGGCCCGGCCGCCGACGAGGTCGCAGCGGTGCTGGCGGACTGCCTGCGGCCGCTGGCGGCGGACTGGTTCGGGCGGCCGCCGGTCCGCGGCCCGGTCGGCACCGGCGCCGACCGGCACTCGCCGCACCACTCCAGCGTCGAGTGGTCCGCGTTCGGGATCGGCGCGCTGGCGCTGCTGGACCGCGTCCCCGAGGCGGCCGGCTGGGTGGCCGACGCCGAACGGCAGTTCCGCGACCACCTGCTGCCCGGCGCGCTGGCGCCGGACGGCGGCGCGCCGGAGGGCATGGAGTTCTGGGCGTCGACGGTGCTCAGCCAGGTGCAGTTCCTCGACCGGCTGCGCGACGTCACCGGACGCGACCTGCTGACGGCGCACGCCCGCACGCTGGACCCGACGCCCGGGCTGGCGATCTACCTG
This Jiangella alba DNA region includes the following protein-coding sequences:
- a CDS encoding carboxypeptidase-like regulatory domain-containing protein; translated protein: MLVGYVSDENDVAIADVAVELTGTDGVPVSCRSSASGRIDADVAPGRYDVVLARDGYGPKRTTAVAGAEPVRFRLLGERTYGFVWPKEATSGSTAELRVSCPRPYRLSLWRYGSAREQVAPLGMGEHEPGATAIPLPDGDVAGSGVDWSPGEFPGQRVVAPERGGLYFVHVDDDRGGFHGLPWIVSPSAPAAPVAVLASDLTWTAYNSFGGRSNYLNPAGLPPAPAVSRRQDLAFYAHPERGEWEDEHYPPLSLRRPDPDQSIPFAEDVDGPTTTRPGAHLAAADWRLLAWLERQGYGYDLYAESRLDRGELPLDAYRVLVLGCHPEYWTYGMFRQVRDWVHAGGRLLHLGGNGLNCEVELLDDDRMVVHNGDTRRLGPGDGPDWSRFTHRREPEAALLGVGYDQRGLLTAAPYEVVEPSHWAFAGTGVTAGSRFGERSLNGRILGGASGHETDKLSPHSPSGTTLLARGLNADGGGAHLVHVPALGRGEVVSTGSIAYVMALLADDVVSTLTRNVLDRFLADR
- a CDS encoding AAC(3) family N-acetyltransferase, which translates into the protein MIAAVTAADVQAAAGRLGLAGRPVGLHSSLSSFGRVSGGADAVVDGLLADGGTVLVPAQSPQFAAPPPAGHVPIPYNGEDDGMIPATSPASGYDPAGNAVDRSMGAISRAVLARPGRARGANALSSFAAVGPLAGALVGGQSGEDVFAPLRELAARDGVVLLAGVGLDAMTLLHAAEEAVGLTPVVRWARVAGVDGVVTTRHGGCSRGFERLAPALAQLERTGAVGASRWRAYPAAQALAAAADVFRRDPLAGVCDGPGCARCAARRAQH
- a CDS encoding ABC transporter substrate-binding protein, yielding MSKRQFRILAAGLVTAVVLAGCGGGSSSEPAAGGGSSGNGQSAGPLRMLGVEPTQGFDPATAFADASRVPMAMIYETLTERDGDGEIVGALAESWEISDDGTVYTFTLRDGIAFSDGSPITASDVVFSFERAKEGEALSGQLGTLTSVEAVDDTTVRFTLAGPMSTFPALVGRPANAAILSEAAVSADPDYFTMPTVTSGPWTLSEYTPKSQMTFTANEHYFRPPGIATIQVSFNNDPTANAAALESGSADVASVAYSDAERLKSEGTIQVIQSDQLSPLFWGWDRTKAPFDDKQVRQAVAWAVDREGKQEACWFGTGGLTYGNILRPWDAAYEEIDTYKADSREDALDEAASLLDEAGWVEPDGGGTRVADGVDGVDDGTPLAFEVPYEGNWPAAECHVQILQQNLQEVGIEVTPRKYDPAAYWGDVGNGLFTMYHGGAGAADSMDLYTNWFASGGSLTALTTHLNDPEIDAKVTEAQQVDEATSIEIIKELEQWQADELPMLVVGYQWPQVGMTQRVQNYKPGVDADSYTLVDATLTE
- a CDS encoding dihydrodipicolinate synthase family protein, with the translated sequence MSDGFSLSGVFPASLTMFDEAGRLDQPATHRHLASLVDAGAHGLVVAGTSGEFVAMAPDEKVRLVATAVAAADGRVPVVAGTGTASTAESVELTRAAAAEGAAAVLVILPYYMRPHREEVLAHIRAVGAASPVPVLLYNNPANSGTTELDAVDVGMLYREGVIHGVKSTFPTVHQVPEVIDETGPDFAVFYGGFMAPLSGLAEGAHGWISGVLNVALAEALALYDAVRAGDLAAARRWAAAIRQYRYLYTRRPLGQVGDLALYRTMLELRGEHGGHCRLPLLPLTPEQRARLERIMTENPALRGIAVSGAPPR